A stretch of Terriglobales bacterium DNA encodes these proteins:
- a CDS encoding DegT/DnrJ/EryC1/StrS family aminotransferase yields MAQPQRITAANRKHVEVPLLDLRRQYAAIRDEILEATERVYDSQHLILGEEVAAFEREFAAYLGVAHCVGCGHGTDALWLSLMAARVEPGDEVATTPFTFFATFSAIARAGARPLPVDIDPATFNIDIAQLRRRIEQYPSRKLRVVMPVHLYGQCADMDALASLASEHKLRVLEDAAQAAGAAWRGKRAGTLSSMAAFSFYPTKNLSAFGDAGCVTTDDDALAAELRVLRNHGSRQRYHHDEIGWNSRLDSIQAAVLRVKLRHLEDWNTRRRRNATRYDQLFTAAGLAGAGLDNSPIVLPHSRGEAQHIYHQYVVRARRRDELRRYLAERGIGSEVYYPVPLHMQPCFAYLGYRAGDFPQSERAAAEVLALPIFPELTPDEQQYVVETVAEFY; encoded by the coding sequence ATGGCCCAGCCCCAGCGCATCACCGCAGCCAACCGCAAGCACGTCGAGGTGCCGCTGCTCGACCTGCGCCGGCAGTATGCCGCCATCCGCGACGAAATCCTCGAAGCGACCGAGCGCGTGTACGACTCGCAGCACCTCATCCTGGGCGAAGAGGTCGCCGCCTTCGAGCGCGAATTTGCCGCCTACCTGGGCGTGGCGCACTGCGTGGGCTGCGGGCACGGCACCGACGCGCTCTGGCTGTCGCTGATGGCGGCCCGCGTCGAGCCCGGCGACGAGGTGGCGACCACGCCGTTCACCTTCTTCGCCACCTTCAGCGCCATTGCCCGCGCGGGCGCGCGGCCGCTGCCGGTCGACATCGATCCGGCGACGTTCAACATTGATATCGCGCAGCTCCGGCGGCGGATCGAGCAGTATCCTTCGCGCAAGCTGCGCGTGGTCATGCCGGTGCACCTCTACGGCCAGTGCGCCGACATGGATGCGCTCGCGTCGCTCGCCTCCGAACACAAGCTGCGCGTGCTGGAAGACGCGGCGCAGGCCGCCGGCGCGGCCTGGCGCGGCAAGCGCGCCGGGACGCTCAGCTCGATGGCGGCGTTCAGCTTCTATCCCACCAAAAACCTGAGTGCGTTCGGAGACGCCGGCTGCGTCACCACCGACGACGACGCGCTGGCCGCCGAGCTGCGCGTGCTGCGCAACCACGGCAGCCGCCAACGCTACCACCACGACGAGATCGGATGGAACAGCCGGCTCGACTCCATCCAGGCGGCGGTCCTGCGCGTGAAGCTGCGCCATCTGGAAGACTGGAACACGCGGCGGCGGCGCAATGCCACGCGCTACGACCAGCTGTTCACCGCGGCCGGACTGGCGGGCGCGGGCCTGGACAACTCGCCAATCGTGCTGCCGCACTCGCGCGGCGAAGCGCAGCACATCTATCACCAGTACGTGGTCCGCGCGCGGCGGCGCGACGAGTTGCGCCGCTACCTGGCCGAGCGCGGCATCGGCAGCGAGGTCTACTATCCTGTCCCGCTGCACATGCAGCCCTGCTTCGCTTACCTGGGATATCGCGCCGGCGACTTCCCCCAGTCCGAGCGCGCGGCGGCCGAGGTGCTGGCACTGCCCATCTTCCCCGAACTCACGCCTGACGAACAGCAGTACGTGGTGGAGACGGTGGCGGAGTTCTACTGA
- a CDS encoding urate hydroxylase PuuD produces MLNLMAFSMPTHTNTENLQIILRWAHFLAGITWIGLLYFFNLINVPFMKSVTEAPMRQHIFKNLTLPALFWFRWGAVVTVFAGFWYWAQTIVAVDAHNGGGNAGAAIGLFLLLWTVTFAIEYAIVLKAPDIAAINKGPVFAVIAAILLGAAAYLFVNMNMHGWESSRMISIGIGGGFGWVMMFNVWGIIWRNNKKIINGALAGTPAPDAAKLARQAFLASRTNAWLSIPMLFFMAAASHYVIFG; encoded by the coding sequence ATGCTGAACCTGATGGCGTTCTCCATGCCGACCCACACCAACACCGAGAACCTGCAGATCATCCTGCGGTGGGCGCACTTTTTGGCCGGCATCACCTGGATCGGACTGCTCTACTTCTTCAACCTCATCAACGTGCCCTTCATGAAGAGCGTGACCGAAGCGCCTATGCGGCAGCACATCTTCAAGAACCTCACGCTGCCGGCCCTGTTCTGGTTCCGATGGGGCGCGGTGGTGACGGTGTTCGCCGGCTTCTGGTACTGGGCGCAGACGATTGTCGCGGTGGACGCGCATAACGGCGGCGGGAACGCGGGCGCGGCCATCGGCCTTTTCCTGCTGCTGTGGACGGTGACCTTCGCCATTGAGTACGCCATCGTGCTCAAGGCGCCGGACATCGCCGCCATCAATAAAGGACCGGTGTTTGCCGTGATCGCGGCCATCCTGCTGGGCGCGGCGGCCTACCTCTTCGTCAACATGAACATGCACGGCTGGGAGTCGAGCCGCATGATCAGCATCGGCATCGGCGGCGGCTTCGGCTGGGTGATGATGTTCAACGTGTGGGGCATCATCTGGCGGAATAACAAGAAGATCATCAACGGCGCGCTGGCCGGCACCCCCGCGCCCGACGCCGCCAAGCTGGCGCGGCAGGCGTTCCTGGCCTCGCGCACCAACGCATGGCTCTCCATTCCCATGCTGTTCTTCATGGCGGCGGCGAGCCATTACGTGATCTTCGGATAG
- a CDS encoding Crp/Fnr family transcriptional regulator — MTAAATQTGILARSSPLFEGLTDVQVRRIMEYGEIRRVTRGEVLLTHGDPVTRLFVLLSGMAKLSLVTEAGAEILLRWFTSGEVAGLRTLVPQTAAVGTLAMTRPGQVIVWERSNVLRMKAEFPRLVENSLQVAIGFLADLTLGRTLMLTRSAEDRIRYSLLDLAHRIGMHKPQGVEIDIRNHELAAITGVSQYTASRILSRWQRQGLLSKVRGKIVLSERGLREEL, encoded by the coding sequence GTGACGGCGGCGGCAACACAAACCGGGATCCTGGCACGCTCTTCCCCGCTGTTTGAGGGACTCACCGACGTCCAGGTGCGCCGCATCATGGAGTACGGAGAGATCCGGCGCGTAACTCGCGGAGAAGTTCTGCTCACGCACGGAGACCCGGTGACGCGCCTCTTCGTGCTGTTGAGCGGAATGGCGAAGTTGTCGCTCGTGACCGAGGCTGGCGCGGAAATCCTGTTGCGCTGGTTCACATCCGGCGAAGTGGCGGGGCTTCGCACCTTAGTTCCGCAAACGGCCGCGGTGGGGACGTTGGCAATGACCCGACCCGGCCAGGTGATCGTTTGGGAGCGGTCCAACGTATTGCGAATGAAGGCCGAGTTTCCCAGGTTGGTCGAAAATTCACTTCAGGTCGCCATTGGGTTCCTTGCCGATTTGACCCTGGGCCGGACGCTGATGCTCACGCGCAGCGCCGAGGACCGCATCCGGTATTCCCTCCTGGACCTTGCCCATCGCATCGGGATGCACAAACCGCAAGGTGTGGAGATTGACATCCGCAACCACGAACTGGCGGCGATCACCGGGGTATCGCAATACACCGCCAGCCGGATACTCAGCCGATGGCAGCGCCAAGGCTTGCTCAGCAAGGTGCGCGGCAAGATCGTGCTCTCCGAGCGGGGCCTTCGGGAGGAATTGTGA
- the hflX gene encoding GTPase HflX, which produces MRGEPRGPSTSFPPTPAPGHRTGRRRERAFLVGIEYRSASRVAAPASDTAHRAQARDVARQRDQAEAQARNGDADRNSRAFTAEESLAELRELATSAGAEVVGEFLQKRDRPDPATLIGRGKLEELKGAAASAEADVILFDHDLSPSQQRNIEAEAGVRVIDRTQLILDIFARHARTREGQLQVELAQLEYLLPRLAGRGKEMSQLGGGIGTRGPGETQLETDRRKIARRVRHITEQVEQVRRTRAQQRQRRESAPVATVALVGYTNAGKSTLFNALTQAGVTASSRMFATLDPTIRPVTLPSRRKVLLSDTVGFIRNLPHALVSAFRATLEEVQRAELVIHVSDVASPSRAEQEQQVEKVLRELEAEGKPRLLVLNKVDLLSAADLERLRATQPAGAVEVSALKGSGMGTLLERVDELLTADPVSRARLRVPQAEGKALSLVEARARILKREYRDGVVELDVQAPESLLRRLEAWRVQFQG; this is translated from the coding sequence ATGCGCGGTGAGCCGCGCGGCCCCAGCACCAGCTTTCCTCCCACGCCTGCGCCCGGCCACAGAACCGGGCGTCGGCGCGAGCGCGCTTTTCTGGTGGGCATCGAGTACCGGTCCGCCTCGCGCGTGGCGGCGCCTGCCTCCGACACCGCGCATCGCGCACAGGCACGCGACGTGGCCAGGCAGCGCGACCAGGCCGAAGCGCAAGCCCGCAACGGCGACGCCGACCGCAACTCACGCGCCTTTACCGCCGAGGAGTCGCTCGCCGAACTGCGCGAGCTGGCCACCAGCGCCGGCGCGGAGGTGGTCGGCGAGTTTCTGCAGAAGCGGGACCGCCCCGACCCGGCCACGCTCATCGGACGCGGCAAGCTGGAAGAGCTGAAGGGCGCGGCGGCTTCGGCCGAAGCCGACGTCATCCTGTTCGACCACGATCTCTCGCCTTCGCAGCAGCGCAACATCGAAGCCGAGGCCGGGGTACGAGTCATCGACCGCACCCAGCTCATCCTCGACATCTTTGCGCGCCACGCCCGCACGCGCGAAGGCCAGCTCCAGGTGGAGCTGGCGCAGCTGGAGTACCTGCTGCCGCGCCTCGCCGGACGCGGCAAAGAAATGTCGCAGCTGGGCGGCGGCATCGGCACCCGCGGCCCGGGTGAAACGCAGCTCGAGACCGACCGCCGCAAGATCGCGCGGCGCGTGCGCCACATCACCGAGCAGGTGGAGCAGGTGCGCCGCACGCGCGCGCAGCAGCGCCAGCGGCGTGAGTCGGCGCCGGTTGCCACGGTCGCGCTGGTGGGCTACACCAACGCGGGCAAGTCAACGCTGTTCAACGCGCTCACCCAGGCGGGGGTGACAGCGTCGTCGCGCATGTTCGCGACGCTCGATCCCACCATTCGCCCGGTGACGCTGCCCTCGCGCCGCAAGGTGCTGCTGTCAGACACGGTGGGCTTCATCCGCAACCTGCCGCACGCCCTGGTCTCGGCGTTCCGCGCCACGCTCGAAGAAGTGCAGCGCGCCGAGCTGGTCATCCACGTCTCCGACGTGGCCAGCCCCAGCCGCGCCGAGCAGGAGCAGCAGGTAGAAAAGGTGCTCCGCGAACTGGAAGCGGAGGGCAAGCCGCGCCTGCTTGTGCTGAACAAGGTTGATCTGCTTTCGGCCGCCGACCTGGAAAGGCTGCGCGCCACGCAGCCGGCCGGCGCCGTCGAAGTCTCGGCGCTGAAGGGAAGCGGGATGGGTACGCTGCTGGAGCGAGTGGACGAGTTGCTCACCGCCGACCCGGTGAGCCGCGCCCGGCTGCGCGTGCCGCAAGCCGAGGGCAAGGCCCTGTCGCTCGTCGAGGCCAGGGCGCGCATCCTGAAGCGCGAGTACCGCGACGGCGTGGTCGAACTCGACGTGCAGGCGCCGGAGTCGCTGTTGCGGCGGCTGGAGGCTTGGCGCGTTCAATTTCAGGGTTGA
- a CDS encoding methyltransferase, whose amino-acid sequence MAGTSLHDKILQLSSAFWTSRTLQAVAELGVADALGDEPQTAQELARKLNLNTDALNRALRLLASFGIFEQRDGKWAHTPESRLLRESDPRSARAFLRLLGLPFIWASWGHLEHSLRTGEPAVNTLGANGPFDYLSKHPDEGAIFHAGMAAKANREIPAVLEAYDFSVHQRIADVGGGRGHLLRAILDKTPGSTGILFDRPHVVADAPPHPRMKPVGGDFFTGPLPEADAYLLMDVLHDWPDADVVRILKSVRKAAPNNTTVLVIETVLPQTPGPHLAKALDVNMLVMTGGRERTPDEHGKLMAAAGFRLEKVIPTAAPYSLVKAVTAWRSG is encoded by the coding sequence ATGGCCGGCACATCTCTGCACGACAAGATCCTCCAGCTCTCCAGCGCCTTCTGGACGTCGCGCACGCTGCAGGCGGTCGCCGAGCTCGGCGTGGCCGATGCCCTCGGCGATGAGCCGCAAACGGCGCAAGAGCTGGCCCGCAAGCTCAACCTGAATACCGACGCGCTGAACCGCGCCCTGCGGCTGCTGGCGTCGTTCGGCATTTTCGAGCAGCGCGACGGCAAGTGGGCGCATACACCCGAGTCTCGCCTGCTGCGCGAAAGCGACCCGCGTTCGGCGCGCGCCTTCCTTCGCCTGTTGGGATTGCCCTTCATCTGGGCGAGCTGGGGACACCTCGAGCACTCGCTGCGCACCGGCGAGCCGGCGGTCAATACGTTGGGCGCGAACGGCCCATTTGACTATCTCAGCAAGCACCCGGATGAGGGCGCCATCTTCCACGCCGGGATGGCGGCCAAGGCGAACCGTGAGATTCCGGCGGTGCTGGAGGCCTACGACTTCTCCGTCCACCAACGGATCGCCGATGTGGGCGGCGGGCGCGGACACCTGCTGCGCGCCATCCTCGACAAAACGCCGGGCAGCACCGGAATCCTGTTTGACCGGCCGCACGTGGTTGCTGACGCGCCGCCGCATCCGCGCATGAAGCCGGTCGGCGGCGACTTCTTCACCGGCCCGCTGCCTGAGGCCGACGCTTATCTGCTCATGGACGTGCTGCACGACTGGCCTGACGCCGACGTAGTCCGAATCCTGAAGAGTGTTCGTAAGGCGGCGCCGAACAACACGACCGTGCTGGTGATTGAGACGGTGCTGCCGCAAACGCCCGGCCCGCACCTGGCCAAGGCGCTCGACGTGAACATGCTGGTGATGACCGGCGGCCGCGAGCGCACGCCCGACGAGCACGGAAAGCTCATGGCTGCGGCCGGATTCCGCCTGGAAAAAGTGATCCCGACGGCGGCGCCATACTCACTGGTGAAGGCGGTCACCGCCTGGCGCAGTGGATAG
- a CDS encoding DUF309 domain-containing protein, with protein sequence MLSDETRAHLEHGIRLFNAGRYFDAHEALEDAWRSCSGDEKLLLQGVTQAAVALHHHSTGNLTGAQSVLARALANMSGFPEGSAGLRLAPLRASLSVCLAAIERSEPLPPRPHIERTTEASGT encoded by the coding sequence ATGCTGAGCGACGAAACCCGCGCGCATCTCGAGCACGGCATCCGCCTGTTCAACGCCGGGCGCTACTTTGACGCGCACGAGGCGCTGGAAGACGCCTGGCGCAGCTGTTCGGGCGACGAGAAGCTGCTGCTGCAGGGCGTGACGCAGGCGGCGGTGGCGCTGCATCATCACTCCACGGGCAATTTGACGGGTGCGCAGTCGGTGCTGGCCCGCGCGCTGGCGAACATGTCCGGGTTTCCTGAGGGCAGCGCGGGGCTGCGATTGGCGCCGCTGCGGGCGAGTCTCAGCGTTTGCCTTGCGGCCATTGAGCGAAGCGAACCCTTGCCGCCGAGGCCGCACATCGAGCGAACAACGGAAGCAAGCGGGACGTAG
- a CDS encoding type II toxin-antitoxin system VapC family toxin — protein sequence MSLYYLETSALVKLYVRESGTEALLELTASADHQFAVLTLSAVEMRSALRRRERAGDIDRNASDLILDRFLRHSQNFFIQQPTGDALLPEAASLIDRYALRALDALQLAGCSLMARSGGAAPVFTSADSELLDAASAEGFAVLNPSVQA from the coding sequence ATGTCACTCTACTACCTTGAAACCAGCGCCTTGGTGAAGCTTTACGTCCGAGAATCGGGGACCGAGGCCCTTCTGGAACTAACGGCGTCAGCCGACCATCAGTTCGCGGTGCTGACCCTCTCAGCGGTAGAGATGCGATCAGCTTTGCGCCGGCGAGAGCGTGCCGGTGATATCGATCGCAATGCATCGGACCTCATCCTGGACAGGTTCCTTCGGCACTCGCAAAATTTTTTTATCCAGCAACCAACCGGTGACGCCTTGCTGCCAGAGGCAGCGAGCCTCATTGACCGGTACGCGCTGCGGGCGCTCGATGCGCTGCAACTCGCCGGTTGCTCGCTGATGGCGCGCTCAGGGGGCGCAGCACCGGTCTTCACGTCGGCCGACAGCGAACTGTTAGATGCGGCCTCGGCAGAAGGCTTCGCAGTGCTGAATCCGAGCGTTCAAGCTTGA
- the hfq gene encoding RNA chaperone Hfq — protein MDKPAQNIQDSFLNTARKDKVNITIYLLSGVKLSGRIRSFDKYSVVLETNNQEQLIFKHAISTVVMSRSAHAAEPRPAASHTAAAPAVAPSGTEG, from the coding sequence ATGGACAAGCCGGCGCAGAATATCCAGGATTCTTTTTTGAACACCGCTCGCAAGGACAAGGTCAACATCACCATCTATCTCCTCAGCGGCGTGAAGCTGAGCGGACGGATTCGTTCGTTCGACAAATACTCGGTGGTGCTGGAGACCAACAACCAGGAGCAGTTGATCTTCAAGCACGCAATCTCCACCGTGGTCATGAGCCGCAGCGCGCATGCCGCCGAGCCGCGGCCCGCGGCGTCGCACACGGCGGCGGCCCCGGCCGTAGCGCCTTCCGGAACGGAGGGCTAG